TGGTACCATACTGGGGATCGTCTCTCAATTACCAGAGGTATGTGTATCTATTATAATACAGACTCTAATGTTAGCCTTGCGAGCATCATGTTGCTGACTGGGTAACACAGGTGTGGAAGTTTGAAGAGGTGGCTGCTTGTGATTTGTGGTGGAGCTGCTATAAGGCAAGCTAATGAAGCCCACTGAGAGGGATGAATTCATTCTTATATACAGAGGTATCCCAATGTCCAGCATGAGGGTCTGTTACTTTCTGTAAAAGGCAATCTGAGCGTTATGTTATGGAGAAATAACAAAATAGCTTTGTGCTTGCATGGCTGGGACAGAAATGGATGGAGGGGGCAGTGGGAGAAATATCTCGAAGACCGCATTTTACAGAAATGATTAAAGTTCTTACTTTCCTGCAGCAACTATTTCACATTCACAACGATAAACATGCTCTGGGGACCAAACACATGGGATTATTTGACAGTGTAGAAATTAGAGTAAAATATCTAACTTACCCAGTCTTTGCGAAATTGGTCCAGTAGGTCATTACCACAGCACTTAGCATGACATCATTTTTGGAGAAGTTGCAGGGAAAGAGGTCAGTAGCTCCTACCATAGGTACTCCAAAGACATAGGGAACTTCATCTCCATGTGCTGCCTCTCCCCACTCAGGCCTTCCTTCCGCCTGGCAGCGGTGGTAGAAGGCATAAAAATAAACAGGGGACTCATATTCTGCATGGAAGCGAGCTGTGGCCACTGCAGGTGCCACCCACTGGTGGTCGGTAAAGAGTGCTAGAAGAGTCTTCCTTCTCATATCCCCATTGTCACGGTCTGCCCAGTCCGTGTACATAAACTTAATTGTTTCACGAAGGACATCCTTTCCTTCTGGATAGCCATAGAGGTTGTCCACAAAGTTGGACACTGTGAAATCAAAATAGCTGGCAGAAATACCATCCTCACTCTCAAATGTGTCCTCAACAAATTTAAGGCCCTCCCCTTGGTTGACTCCCATCAGGATGTCATAGTTCAGGAACTCCCCTTGTTCCATTAAAATCTCTGGATCGTCTGGCACCACATCACCATCTACTACGGGGCCAAAGGCAATGTGGTAGCGAGCTGGTTGGATGTCCTGGTCCACCAATTCTCTGTAGGGCTTCCTACGTAAGCAGCTCACCATTTCAGAATTCTCTGGATAGTCACAATTGACTTTAGATGCCAACATTCGGGTGTATTTTAGAGGTTCGTAGTTAACGGACCAGCTAGAGATAGCAGTCCCACTCTGGGCAATAGCTTTCTGGAAGAGTCCTGGTGGAATGGTAGAGAAAGATAAGATCATTTATATCCTAAGATAACAAATGGGGGAAAAGACTTAGCAGTTATTACATACATACGGACGTACTGAAAGGGTCAATTTACAATGCAGTCGTACTTTGTTACATATAAATGATAGTGGCCTCAGTTTAGTCATTTTGGATAAACTGGATaagcttttgaaattatttatatttgttttgatatattgatatatttttatatattgtgtatttttttaatatttaatatttcgaagaaattttctttaaaaaaaaaaaaaagcttatccaaacatGCTTAATCAAGCACAATAGAGGCACTTATGCAAACAGGACATCACGAGGGAAGTACCCCAACTTACAAGAAGGGCAAATCCCCCAAACAGAAGTTCTAGACAGACtaattaccgggccttagagtggccggacataacgtaaatacaaaaaaaagacagagtcaggaatagccaaggtcagggaaaaAGAAATACAGACAAAATTTAatgacaagccgggtcaggatagtcaaatacaagccaaggtcaatatgaAGATATGACAAAAGAGACTTACTATATGCACTAACGTGTATCtgggcagaaaccacgatagggcaatgatcAAGGGCCTTAATTAACGTTATATATagactaacacactttctgaatGGTCCACGTCATCTCTGTGACTCCAGATAGACAGAATATGGGGCCACCTAGATTACGTAGTCACTTTAAGGGCGGGCACTATttgaatacaaaaacatgcatgggCAGCGTCTATACTAGTTACAGGGAAAAACAGAAGAGTTCGGCTCGCAAACCAGTTCAGGCCGCACGGCCACATGGAGTGTTTGGGCTGCGCAGctggaggacaggagcagtgcgACCACGTGGCACATTCTGCTCACAAGTGCCGAGGAAGGGAGCGGCACGGGCGCCTGGTGTAGGTAACTCTGTGACAAAGGAATcttttgtaataaatgtaacagaTGCGTCTGGTACAAGATCACTAAAGGAGGATCCTGTGGTGTTGCAGAATATTCTATAGCATCCATTTTGTAATCTCTCACAtgctcatcaacctattgttcctgtaacatttagtaattgtctcatttattattaatttcccccttcataatattgtatagcgctgcagaataagttggcgctatacacacagtcctggaggtacaacagaattttattggccacacaaggcttttatgcataacctcGTGCAAGGGCTTTACCACACAAACATGCAAGGACCCATCCCAAGATCCTCCCCCCTCCTTGGGGTCCCAGCGCGGGAAGAGAGTCTGCcccctttgtccccaaagcccaCCACTAAACCCACAGGGTTTCCCACACCAACCGTCTTCTTCCCAAGAAATTGGACCGTTTctctgtctcccaggcacagaaaagcccgccCGAGGGAAAAAAGCTGGTCTTTTGGTCTGAGAGCCCGCCAAActcgccagtgccccaaaagttcCCACACCAATCTTAGGGACCCTCGCTTTGGTTCCTCGATCGACTAGTCTCCGTTCGCGAGGTACTGGTGTGAAACCCagacaagggaagcgtctcctttcggggaatgaatgctccccctggccggcGTTCGTctatgcgaacggcggccacccatggaagcactcattaattacttcccttgcggtttcacacctatgttgcgAGTGCGAGCATTCTGATTAATTGGTtcgaacattctaatggggcaccgggggggtcctcgttcgggagacgaacgagtcgggaaacaatccacgaatgctccccctggtggccTTCATCTATACAAACGGTAGCCACCCatggaagcactcattaattgtttcccttgcggttttgacACTTACGTTgcaaggtgtgaacattctaacctaacattctaaatgagggatTGGGGTGGTTCCCGTTCGGGAGGTGAATGAATTCCCTTTGCGGAAATCCTCCCGAACAGGGAGCGGGCACAATAAGTGAACATACAGGGGAAATACatgtaaaaaagagagaaaacccACGAACAGGCAGCGGTTCCACCACAGTAGTTTTACTTTAATATCTGTTGCAGGACATCATTTGGTCAAGAGTAGAAAGGCATAAGTATACTTGAACTGTTTACCGATTGGTGCAGATTGCTACTTACCTTCAGAGTGGTGGGAGAGAATGAGAAGGCTGACACACGAAGCTCCGGCCCCTGATCCAAAGATGGTAATCCTCTCAGGATCACCACCAAAATGTGCAGCGTTCTCCTCCAACCATCGCAATGCCTGGATCTGGTCAAGGAGCCCATAGTTTCCTTTAGCTGCTGGGTCACCGGTGCTCATGAACCCTGAAACGAGAAAGCCCTTCACTGTGATTAATATTCACATCCTTTATAGAGTAACTGGCCACAAATCTGTAAGAAGAACAAGCCAATGTTTCATCCCTTAGTTCAGTTTCCTCTGTAATGTTAATTGAGACGGTCAGAAGACCCACCAACGCTCAGTACACGCACTGCACCCAATTACTCACACCGGAAGCCTGCATACCACATCCTAGCCCAGACGCCATTTTCCCTGGAACATACCCAGTACTCCCAAGCGGTAATTCATAGTGACCACAATGACGTTTCCATACGCAGCCAGGACACTGCCGTCGAACATATTGCCTGTTCCCTCCATGTAGGATCCGCCATGGATAAAAAGCATCACGGGCTTCTTCCCGCTGTCACGGATATCTGGGGGGGTGAGAGGAGAACACACTTAGGGAGCTCTGACCATTCAGTAACCATAGCATGACTGGGTAGCAGGggacctgcagagcatctctccCTTAATTCCCCCCACAGCAGAGTATCTCTCTTTCTTCCTGGTCTGGCACAGCGCTGCAGAACACCCCCCATACTTCAGGGCAAATTATTTTCACTGCAGCAGAACATTTCATACATCAAGACCATTTTAATTATCACTACTGCAGATCATCTCTCCTTTGCTCCTCAACATTGCAGAACCTCTCTTAATTAAATCCTCCACTGCTCTTCGATTTTAACTCCCACTGCAGAGTATCTCTCCTTATCCTCTATCATTGAATAGAACTACAGAGTATCTCTccttatcctctatccttgaaaAGAACTGCAGAGTATCTCTCCTTATCCTCTATCCTTCAATAGAACTACAGAGTATCTCTccttatcctctatccttgaaaAGAACTACAGAGTATCTCTccttatcctctatccttgaaaAGAACTACAGAGTATCTCTCCTTATCCTCTATCCTTCAATAGAACTACAGAGTATCTCTccttatcctctatccttgaatAGAACTGCAGAGTATCTCTCCTTATCCTCGAATAGAACTGCAGAGTATCTCTCCTTATCCTCGAATAGAACTGCAGAGTATCTCTccttatcctctatccttgaatAGAACTGCAGAGTATCTCTccttatcctctatccttgaatAGAACTGCAGAGTATCTCTccttatcctctatccttgaatAGAACTGCAGAGTATCTCTCCTTATCCTCGAATAGAACTGCAGAgtatctctccttatccttgAATTGTACTGCAGAGCATCTCTTCGTATTCTCTAACCTCAGACGCCACAACAGAGCATGTCCCCTTATATTTTATGCTGACAAAGTActgcaataatctctctttattCTCTAATCTGATATACTATTGCAGATCATCTCCATGCATGTGCTATACTAGCAGAATACTGCAGAGCATCTCTTCCTGTGCTCTTTCCTGGCCAAGTAATGCAGAGTATATCTCCCAATATCCCAGCAGTGTACTGCAGAACATTTCCCCCTTAACTCTTCTTCTGCCAAAAGTCTACAAACATCTCTCATTTTTCCATGGTAACAGAGCTTAATTAATCAGGCTCAAATTTGAGAGCATTAATTAGTCAGAAAGTCATAatgagaagggggtggggggagcagaTGCCCTTCTCACAGATCTGGGGCACTTGCCCTTCCCCTATCAAATGTTCCTTTTGCTCCCTCTGTCAATTCGTTTTACATACAGCTTATCTCCCCAGTATCTACTCAAACAAATTGGCTACATCTGCCCTTCAAACCTCACCTTCTACCCTTCAAACCTCACCTTCCACCCCCATACAATATCTGCCCTTTAAACCTCACCTTCTACCCCCACACAATACCTTCTACCCTCACACAATACCTTCTACCCTTCAAACCTCACCTTCTACCCTCACACAATACCTTCTACCCTCACACAATACCTTCTACCCTTCAAACCTCACCTTCTACCCTCACACAATACCTTCTACCCTCACACAATACCTTCTACCCTCACACAATACCTTCTACCCTCACACAATACCTTCTACCCTCACACAATACCTTCTACCCTTCAAACCTCACCTTCTACCCTCACACAATACCTTCTACCCTTCAAACCTTCTACCCTTCAAACCTTCTACCCTCACACAATACCTTCTACCCTTCAAACCTCACCTTCCACCCCCATACAATATCTGCCCCTTAAACATCACCTTCTACCCCCACACAATATATGCCCCTCAAACCTCACCCTTCTGCCCTACCAGTCTCCCTTCTACCCCTACACAACATCTGCCGAAACAACCCGATCTTCCTCTGCAATATCTGCAGTACCAACCtcaccatttacacccagctataacccttatcccccataccgccatttacacccagctataacccttatccccataccgccatttacacccagctataacccttatcccccataccgccatttacacctagctataacccttatctccataccgccatttacacccagctataacccttatcctccataccgccatttacacccagctataacccttatcctccataccgccatttacacccagctataacccttatcctccataccgccatttacacccagctataacccttatcctccataccgccatttacacccagctataacccttatcctccataccgccatttacacccagctataacccttatcctccatactgctatttacacccagctataacccttatctccataccgccatttacacccagctataacccttatctccataccgccatttacacccagctataacccttatctccataccgccatttacacccagctataacccttatccttcataccgccatttacacccagctatgacccttatcctccataacgccatttacacccagctataacccttatcctccataccgccatttacacccagctataacccttatctccataccgccatttacacccagccataacccttatcctccataccgccatttacacccagctataacccttatcccccataccgccatttacacctagctataacccttatctccataccgccatttacacccagctataacccttatcctccataccgccatttacacccagctataacccttatcctccataccgccatttacacccagctataacccttatcctccataccgccatttacacccagctataacccttatcctccataccgccatttacacccagctataacccttatcctccatactgctatttacacccagctataacccttatctccataccgccatttacacccagctataacccttatcctccataccgccatttacacccagctataacccttatcctccataccgccatttacacccagctataacccttatcctccatactgctatttacacccagctataacccttatctccataccgccatttacacccagctataacccttatctccataccgccatttacacccagctataacccttatctccataccgccatttacacccagctataacccttatccccaataccgccatttacacccagctataacccttatcctccataacgccatttacacccagctataacccttatcccccatactgccatttacacccagctataacccttatccccattaccgccatttacacccagctataacccttatcctccataccgccatttacacccaggtataacccttatcctcgatccgccatttacacccagctataacccttatctccataccgccatttacacccagctataacccttatctccataccgccatttacacccagctataacccttatcctccataccgccatttacacccagctataacccttttcctccataccgccatttacacccagctataaccctgatctccataccgccatttacacccagctataacccttatcctccatactgccatttacacccagctataaccctgatctccataccgccatttacacccagctataacccttatcctccataccgccatttacacccagctataacccttatcctccataccgccatttacacccagctataacccttatcctccataccgccataTACACCCaactataacccttatcctccatactgccatttacacccagctataacccttatcctccataccgccatttacaccaaactataacccttatcccccataccgccatttacacccaacTATAACCCGTATCCTCCATAccaccatttacacccagctataacccttatcctccataccgccatttacacccagctataacccttatcctccatactgccatttacacccagctataatccTTATaatccataccgccatttacacccagttataacccttatccttcataccgccatttacacccagctataacccttatctccatatcgccatttacacccagctataacccttatcccccataacgccatttacacccagctataacccttatctccataccgccatttacacccagctataacccttatctccataccgccatttacacccagctataacccttatccttcataccgccatttacacccagctataacccttatcctccataccgccatttacacccagctataacccttatccccaataccgccatttacacccagctataacccttatccccataccgccatttacacccagctataacccttatcctccatactgccatttacacccagctataaaccttatcctccatactgccatttacacccagctataacccttatcctccataccgccatttacacccagctataacccttatccccataccgccatttacacccagctataacccttatccccataccgccatttacacccagctataacccttatcctcgataccgccatttacacccagctataacccttatccccaaTACCGcaatttacacccagctataacccttatccccataccgccatttacacccagctataaccctgatctccataccgccatttacaaccagctataacccttatcctccatactgccatttacacccagctataacccttatctccataccaccatttacacccagctataacccttatcctccataccgccatttacacccagctataacccttatcccccaTACCGCCATtaacacccagctataacccttatcccccataccgccatttacacccagctataaccctgatctccataccgccatttacacccagctataacccttatcctccatactgccatttacacccagctataacccttatcctccataccgccatttacacccagctataaccctgatctccataccgccatttacacccagatataacccttatcctccatactgccatttacacccagctataacccttatcctccataccaccATTTACACCCacctataacccttatccccataccgccatttacacccacctataacccttatcctccataccgccatttacacccagctataacccttatcctccatactgccatttacacccagctataacccttatcctcataccgccatttacacccagctataacccttatcctccataccaccATTTACACCCagatataacccttatcctcataccgccatttacacccagctataacccttatcctccataccaccATTTACACCCAGATATAACCCTTAtccccataccgccatttacacccagctataacccttatcctccataccaccATTTACACCCagatataacccttatcctcataccgccatttacacccagctataacccttatgctcataccgccatttacacccagctataacccttatcctccataccaccATGTACAC
This Pelobates fuscus isolate aPelFus1 chromosome 3, aPelFus1.pri, whole genome shotgun sequence DNA region includes the following protein-coding sequences:
- the NLGN2 gene encoding neuroligin-2 isoform X2, which produces MLFIHGGSYMEGTGNMFDGSVLAAYGNVIVVTMNYRLGVLGFMSTGDPAAKGNYGLLDQIQALRWLEENAAHFGGDPERITIFGSGAGASCVSLLILSHHSEGLFQKAIAQSGTAISSWSVNYEPLKYTRMLASKVNCDYPENSEMVSCLRRKPYRELVDQDIQPARYHIAFGPVVDGDVVPDDPEILMEQGEFLNYDILMGVNQGEGLKFVEDTFESEDGISASYFDFTVSNFVDNLYGYPEGKDVLRETIKFMYTDWADRDNGDMRRKTLLALFTDHQWVAPAVATARFHAEYESPVYFYAFYHRCQAEGRPEWGEAAHGDEVPYVFGVPMVGATDLFPCNFSKNDVMLSAVVMTYWTNFAKTGDPNQPVPQDTKFIHTKPNRFEEVVWTKFNPKEKQYLHIGLKPRVRDNYRANKVAFWLELVPHLHNLNTVLHTSTTTRIPPKNNRWQPGQKPKEVSGTGSSTRRPHSTLPPEIDDRDEIEDPPRFSPFPGDSRDYSTELSVTVAVGASLLFLNILAFAALYYKRDRRHELRQRRHSPGRGGAPGNDLAHHGPEEELMSLQIKRAGGAPDLEPLRPHDILRPACPPDYTLALRRAPEDAPLPPPPPPPASVMAPSTISGLPSLHPFNTFPTTTHNNTLPHPHSTTRV